In Motilibacter aurantiacus, the sequence GGACAGGCCGATGTGCCGGATCTTGCCCTCCTGCTGGAGCAGCTCGAGCTCGCCGAGCGACTCCTCGAGCGGCACCTTCGGGTCGATGCGGTGCAGCTGGTAGAGGTCGATGCGCTCGACGCCGAGGTGGCGCAGCGACAGCTCAGCCTGCTGGCGGAGGTACTCGGGGCGCCCGACCGGCCGCCAGTCACCCGGGCCGGAGCGCGTGAGCCCGCCTTTCGTGGCGATGACGACGTCGTCGGCGTAGGGGTGGAGCGCCTCGCGGATGATCTGCTCGGACACGAACGGCCCGTAGGAGTCCGCGGTGTCGATGAAGGTGACGCCCAGCTCCACCGCGCGGCGCAGGACGCGGACGGCCTCGTCGCGGTCGCGCGGCTCGCCCCAGATGCCCGGGCCGGTGATCTGCATGGCGCCGTAGCCCAGGCGGTGGACCGGCAGGTCGCCACCGATGCGGAACGTCCCGCTCTGCGCGGCCGGCTGCGAAGTCTCGACTGTCACGTGCTCGCCTTCCCATCGTGAAGCTCGTGTACGGCTGGGGGCAACCCGGCCCCCCGCTTGACGCTTCCCGGCCTCGGCCGTCGCGAGCGGCTTCAGCTGTGGGCGGACAGCTCGGCCTCCGCGCTGACGCCCGGCCCGGTGGTCCGGGTCGCCGGCCGCTCGGCCAGCCAGTAGGAGGCCGCCTTGGGCGCCGGGCGGCGGGCGAGGAAGCTGCCGTCGCGGCGCACCGGCGCCGATCCCGCGCGAACCCACTCGACACCCGTCCAGCGCCGGAAGTGCACGCGACCGCCGGGGACGCCGCGCACCGTGCCGCGCAGCACCGCCCGGGTGCCCCGTCGGGTCACGGTGAGCCGCACCTGCGGGACGGCGAGCACCCGGGCCGGTTCCGTGACGAGGGAGCCGACGACCGCCCGCAGGAGGGTGTTGGCGGTGATCCGCAGCCTCACCCCCTCGCCGGGCACGATCCCACCCCGGCCGACCTCCTGCCAGCCGTCCGCGCGGTGGGCCTGCACGACGACGTCCACCCGGCCCGGGGAGGCCACCCGTACCAGCACCGGCACCTCGGCCGTCCGCCCGACCGGCAGGGTGAGCTGCGGCGGGAGCTCGGCGTCCTCCACGGTGGCGGCCAGGTCGAACACCGCCGGGAGCTGGCCGTGCGCGACGACGAGCTCGCGAGCTGCGAAGGGGCTGTGCAGGTCGGCCCGCACGTCGGCCAGCACCTGCACCGCCTCACCCCCGGCGGCCGGCGCCAGCCAGAGCGAGCGCGCCGCTGCGGTGGGGGTGTCGGGCTCGTCCCAGGAGTCGTCCGGGGTCGCCGCCGACGGCCGGCCCGTCGAGAGCGCGTAGGTCCCCTCGGCGGCGGCGGCGACCAGGGAGGCAGCCCGAAGGCGGGGGAACAGGTCGAAGCCGTCCGCCGTCGAGACGTCCTCACCACCCTCGGCCAGCACCACCCGACCGTCGGGCGCGAAGGCGGCCTGCAGCTCGTCGCCCGGCGCGCCGACGACCTGCCGCGAACGGTCGGCGAGGGTGAGGACCGTTGCCCGGTCCCCCGTCCACGTCGAGGAGGTGAAGACGAGCCG encodes:
- a CDS encoding aldo/keto reductase, with translation MTVETSQPAAQSGTFRIGGDLPVHRLGYGAMQITGPGIWGEPRDRDEAVRVLRRAVELGVTFIDTADSYGPFVSEQIIREALHPYADDVVIATKGGLTRSGPGDWRPVGRPEYLRQQAELSLRHLGVERIDLYQLHRIDPKVPLEESLGELELLQQEGKIRHIGLSEVSVEQIEQARAVVDVVSVQNLYNLANRQSEEVLHYAEREGLGFIPWFPIATGELAAPGGPLDAASKEHGATPAQLALAWLLRRSPVMLPIPGTSRVAHLEENLKAGTIELTDEEYDTLTNAAG
- a CDS encoding TolB-like translocation protein; amino-acid sequence: MPARPALAGVAAAAVLAAAVGLAPPTPAEAALQVPADAYLAYVEGGALWAQRLDGSAPRRLLDNVLAGSAVLASRDGTRLGVSNEQGVFVADTGTGRVWTLPGVDVEVAALAPDGRTLYAVENVRSEPPSWDDEDEPEPDSGTILAVDLVTGARSTVLETAPVSGIDVSADGSRLVFTSSTWTGDRATVLTLADRSRQVVGAPGDELQAAFAPDGRVVLAEGGEDVSTADGFDLFPRLRAASLVAAAAEGTYALSTGRPSAATPDDSWDEPDTPTAAARSLWLAPAAGGEAVQVLADVRADLHSPFAARELVVAHGQLPAVFDLAATVEDAELPPQLTLPVGRTAEVPVLVRVASPGRVDVVVQAHRADGWQEVGRGGIVPGEGVRLRITANTLLRAVVGSLVTEPARVLAVPQVRLTVTRRGTRAVLRGTVRGVPGGRVHFRRWTGVEWVRAGSAPVRRDGSFLARRPAPKAASYWLAERPATRTTGPGVSAEAELSAHS